The sequence below is a genomic window from Pseudarthrobacter defluvii.
TCACGGTGACAACCAGGACGCCCTCGCGGACCAGTGCGGTCCCGTTGTACGCCCGTTCTGAACCTGCCCCGGCGAGGTAGGCTCCGCCGTGGAACCACACCATGACCGGCAATGCCTCTGGAGCTGCACTCGGGGCCCAGATGTTGAGGGTCAGACAGTCAGGTGCCGGATCGGTTGACGGCGGGATCTCCGAGCCAGGCAGTTGCAGGCCCTGGGGCGCCGGGGGCCCGTACGAGGAGGCATCGCGAACAGAGCTCCATGGAGTAGGGGCCTGGGGCGGTGCGAATCGGTGCCGGCCCCAGGGCGGCGCGGCGTAGGGGATCCCGAGCCAACTGCGCACCCCGTCATCTTCACGGCCTTGGACTGGACCTGTTTGAGTTAGCACCGGGTTGAGCATGGAACCGACCTTTCATAATTTGCAGAGAATATTTCTGCATTCAAGAGAATGACTGAAAATGTGACGTTCGTCAACCCCTCTGACATGAAAATTAGGTGAGTGCGGTGGGGTGCGTGGGGTGAGCGGTGTTATCCGGTCTGTTGCAGGGGTTCGAGAATAACTTGATAGCCGAGGGATTCTAGTTGTCTGACGGCCCGGGCCATGGTTTTAACGGGTGTCTGCCGGGTGAAGTAGTCGGCGCCGGGGTCGTTGTAGAGTTCGCCGGTGGTGAGCATGTGCCACGCTGCGGTGAGGATGGAGTGTTCGACGGCGACGAGGGCTTTGGCGGGTCCGCGCCGGGAGGCAATGCGCCGGTATCTGGCACCGAGGTAGGTGTTCTTCGATTTCGCGCAGGACAGAGCAGCGATGCCCAGGGCACCTTTGAGGTACCGGTTGCCGGGCCGTGTTTTGGTGGATTTGACCCGTCCGGCGGATTCGTTGGATCCCGGGGAAGTACCGGCCCAGGATGCCAGCTGCCCTGCGGTGGCGAATGCGCTCATGTCGGCGCCGGTTTCGGCGATGAAGATTTCCGCGATGGTGGTGCTGAACCCCGGGATGCTCACGAGGAGCTCCCGGGCGAAACGAAAGGGCTCCATCGCCGCCTCGATCCTGGCGCTGAGGTCGTTGATATCGGCGGTGTGGGCATCAATCCGGTGCAGATAGAGTCCGGTCATGTAGCGGTGGTGTTCGGTGAACCGGCCGTTGAGGGCTTGGGTGAGTTCAGGGATTTTGGACCGCAGCCGGCGTTGGGCCATCTCTGCCAGGGCCGCGGGGTCGGTCTGCCCGTCGATGAGTGCTTGGAGGATCAGTCGTCCGGAGACCCCGGTGATGTTCGAAGCTACCGAGGATAGTTTGATGCAGGCGTCCTCGAGGAGTTTCTCCAGGCGCTGGATTTCCCGGGTCCGTTCCTGAGTGATGATGGTCCGGGCCCGGGTCAGGTCCCGCAGTTCACGGATCGGAGGCGGGGGCACGAAGGAGGCCCGGACCAGCCCGTGGGCGCCCAGGTCGGCAAGCCAGGCAGCGTCGGAAACGTCGGTTTTGCGGCCCGGGACGTTCCTGGCGTCATGGGCATTGACCAGGATGATGTTCAGTCCGTCGTCTTCAAGCAGGTAGTAGAAGGGGCGCCAGTAATCACCGGTGGCCTCCATGACCACCAGATCCACGTGCTCGTCCAGGAGGTGTTCCTTTAGCCCCAGGATCTGCCCCGTCATCGAACCCCAGGTCGTGATGGTGGATGTGGTGGACCGGCCGCCGCGGCCCTGGATGCGGACACAGACCTTCGCGTCCTTCTTTGAAATATCGACACCCGCGCAGCGCGGGTGAATGACCTCCATGAGAGCTCACCCTTCCTCGAACAGTCCAACAGATGGCGTCTGTGTCCCGGGGAAGGCGGATAAACAACAAATCTGACATTCGTGCTCAACGGCAACATTCCACGGTCCCGCGGACAAAAGCTGCGCCCTCCACCACCAAACTCACTTACAGGCTCACCGGCACTAAAGAGAGACCGGGGTCGACCGGAACACACTCTTCAGTCTGCTCCGGCAGCCCCGACACCGCAAAGGTTCCCCACAGCAGTACATTTTCGGCCCCCACGGCGGAGCGAAAGCGCCCCTGAGAAACTCACTTCAGAGAGAGGAGCATAGGCCGAGTCAATGGCCATTTTCGGGTGAGTCAGAATCACGGGCGGCCTCTTCGCCCCTGTCCAACTTCCGAATCGAGGCCATCTCTCCCGCGGTGAGCGAGAAGTCGAAAACGGATAAGTTTTCTTTGAGCCACAGAGGGTCGGATGCTTGCGGGATGGGGACGATGTCCTGTTGGACATGCCACCGCAGCAGGACTTGGGCTGGAGATTTGTCCAGGCGCTGAGCGATCTCGATGATCAGCGGATTCGCCCGCAGACCGGAGGACCGACCGATAGGACTCCAGGCTTCGGTGACTATTCCCAATAACCTGTGGACAGCGCGCGGCTCAGTCCGGGCAAGGTCGGGGCTCAGTTGGATCTGGTTTACGTCCGGAACTACTCCCGTTGCATCGATAATGTCCTTCAGGTGGGCTGGTTTGAAATTTGAAACTCCAATGGCTTTTACACGGCCCTCCTCCAGCAACTTCACAAGGCCCTTCCAGGCGTCCACGTACTTGCCCAAGGCCGGAACCGGCCAGTGACACATGAACATGTCCAGATGGTCAAGGCCGAGTTTGCGCAGGCTCTCGTCGTAGGCGCGCTGCACTCCATCGATGCTGTGGGACTCTTTGTTGAACTTGCTGGAAATAAATAATTCGGATCGGGGGACGCCGGCGGTGCGGATGCCCCGGCCGACTGCTTCTTCGTTTCTGTACTGGAACGCGGTGTCGACCAGGCGGTAACCGCTCTGCAGTGCGAAACGCACCGCAGTTTCGCACTCGTCTTCCAGCATCGGCCAGGTTCCGAGGCCAAGCCGGGGAATGGTGTGTCCGTGCGGCAATTTCAGCCGGGGAATGTCCGAAGCAGTGGTGTCAGTCGTTTCAGTTGTCATCGGGCACCTTTTTCTCGGGAGCTTCAAGCTGAGTTTGTTGGAGCGGCCTGCCTGGACCTGATTCTGTTGGCGCGATCTGCGCTGGAAGGTCTTTTCTGCGGATACTTCCAGCTGCTGGAAGGGTCATGAGGACGCCGGCCGTGACCAGCGCTGCGGCAACAGGGACCACGCTGACCAGCAGTGCCATCACAAACGGTGTTAGGAAGAGCGCTGAAGCCCGTACCGTGCCAGTCAGGGAGAGAGCATCCCCGCGTTCTTCCGGGTGCACTTCATCTGCAGCTATGGCCGGTCCGACAGTCTGGAGGATCCCGGCACCAACGCCGGAAACAGCGAGGGCGGCGGCGGCGGCAACTGCGGCGCCGGCCAGTGGCCCCGCCGCGGCCAAGCCCGTCCCCGTGGCCAGGAGGCCCGTGAGAAGGGACGTCCTGTTTCCCCGCCTGCGCAGCCAGCTCGCAGATGCACTTCCGGCCAGGACGGCAGCGTTGGGTATGGCTACCAGGATTCCGATGACGGCGACGGGTTGGCCGGCAAGGGAGAGCACGATGGGAACGTAGGAGTCCAAGAGGCTCTTCCAGGCGCCCGCTCCAGCGTTCATCCAGCAGGCGGCATCGACGCCAGGGCGCCGCCAGAGGCCTCGCGCCATTATTCCGCCTGTGGCATGCTCCGGAGCGAACACAGGAAGCCTAGTCAGAAGGGCAGCAGGGATGACGGCCGCCGATCCTGCCGCTGCCGCCACGATCAGCGGCAGCGGTGTCGAAAGTTCCCAGAGATAACCGGCAAGTGCAGGTCCCAGCAGTGCTCCGACCCCTGCGGCGAGATTCACGTCAGTCAGTCCCTTGACAGACGAGGTCGACATGCGGACGGCGTGCGTCTGGCTGCTGGTCCAGAACAAGGCTCGAGCCGAGCCCTGGACCAGCTGGGATACTACGAAAATTGCCAATGCATCTGAGACTGCGATCAGAGCGCACGAGACGGCAATCATGAGCGCTGCTCCCACGAGGAGGGCTTTGTCTGGGACCCTGCGCATCAGTGCTCCCAGGAAGATCCGGGTCACTAACTGCGAGACTGCTGCAAGTGCAACCATCATTCCGACTTCGACCGTGCTGTACCCCACGGCAATGGCCAATATCGGCACCACCACTGCCAGGGTTCCAAGGGCGAACGAGAACAATACCGTCGCGGCAATGCTCAGGATTCTGTCAGCGCCGGACAGGCCCACGGTCTGGCCTTTGCAGGATGATGGCACGCCGCCCTTGGGTCGGAGTCCGGTTAGAGAGCCGGCACGGCGATTTCTGCGCCGTGCCGGGCTTACCCGCGGACATGTTCGAGATAGGTGTTTGCTTCTTCCAGACCGACAACATCGCCGTATTTGTTGTCAATGTCGAAAAGGCTGGCGAGGTGCGGCAGTTCGGCCCGGTCTCCGACGCCCTCCTCAACAACGATGGTGTGGAATCCGTAGGAACATGAATCCACGGCGGTAGCCCGGATGCATCCGCTGGTGGTGCCGCCGATGAGGA
It includes:
- a CDS encoding MFS transporter, translating into MPSSCKGQTVGLSGADRILSIAATVLFSFALGTLAVVVPILAIAVGYSTVEVGMMVALAAVSQLVTRIFLGALMRRVPDKALLVGAALMIAVSCALIAVSDALAIFVVSQLVQGSARALFWTSSQTHAVRMSTSSVKGLTDVNLAAGVGALLGPALAGYLWELSTPLPLIVAAAAGSAAVIPAALLTRLPVFAPEHATGGIMARGLWRRPGVDAACWMNAGAGAWKSLLDSYVPIVLSLAGQPVAVIGILVAIPNAAVLAGSASASWLRRRGNRTSLLTGLLATGTGLAAAGPLAGAAVAAAAALAVSGVGAGILQTVGPAIAADEVHPEERGDALSLTGTVRASALFLTPFVMALLVSVVPVAAALVTAGVLMTLPAAGSIRRKDLPAQIAPTESGPGRPLQQTQLEAPEKKVPDDN
- a CDS encoding IS110-like element ISArsp3 family transposase, giving the protein MEVIHPRCAGVDISKKDAKVCVRIQGRGGRSTTSTITTWGSMTGQILGLKEHLLDEHVDLVVMEATGDYWRPFYYLLEDDGLNIILVNAHDARNVPGRKTDVSDAAWLADLGAHGLVRASFVPPPPIRELRDLTRARTIITQERTREIQRLEKLLEDACIKLSSVASNITGVSGRLILQALIDGQTDPAALAEMAQRRLRSKIPELTQALNGRFTEHHRYMTGLYLHRIDAHTADINDLSARIEAAMEPFRFARELLVSIPGFSTTIAEIFIAETGADMSAFATAGQLASWAGTSPGSNESAGRVKSTKTRPGNRYLKGALGIAALSCAKSKNTYLGARYRRIASRRGPAKALVAVEHSILTAAWHMLTTGELYNDPGADYFTRQTPVKTMARAVRQLESLGYQVILEPLQQTG
- a CDS encoding aldo/keto reductase; its protein translation is MTTETTDTTASDIPRLKLPHGHTIPRLGLGTWPMLEDECETAVRFALQSGYRLVDTAFQYRNEEAVGRGIRTAGVPRSELFISSKFNKESHSIDGVQRAYDESLRKLGLDHLDMFMCHWPVPALGKYVDAWKGLVKLLEEGRVKAIGVSNFKPAHLKDIIDATGVVPDVNQIQLSPDLARTEPRAVHRLLGIVTEAWSPIGRSSGLRANPLIIEIAQRLDKSPAQVLLRWHVQQDIVPIPQASDPLWLKENLSVFDFSLTAGEMASIRKLDRGEEAARDSDSPENGH